The Notoacmeibacter ruber DNA segment ACAGTCAGCCATCAACTCGACGCGAACACTCATGGCATTGGCCTCGGTCTCGCTCATACGCTGGCGCGCTTCGTTGAACTTCGGCAGGACACCGATGAGGTTCTGGACATGGTGGCCGACCTCGTGCGCGATGACATAGGCTGCGGCGAAATCGCCAGATGCATTGAAGCGTTCCGCAAGCGTCTGAAAAAATGATGTGTCGAGATAGACCTTCTGGTCGACGGGACAGTAGAACGGGCCACTCGCGGCGCTGGCAAAACCGCACCCGGCCTGTGTCGAACCGGAGAAGAGAACGAGGGTCGGCTCGCGGTAATTGTCGCCCTGCTGCTCGAAAATGCCGTTCCAGACTTCTTCCGTCTCGGCAAGCACGACGGAAACGAACTGGCGCATTTCGTCGCTGGCGCCATCGGCATTCGTGGTCCGTTCGCTCTGAGTCTGTGGCGTGCCGACTGATCCACCGCCGCCGGATAAAATATCGCCGATCGGCACCCCGCACATCTGCAAGACGAAGAAGACGACGATCAGCAGGACGATCGTTCCGATCGACAGGCCGCCTCGGCCTCCTATCGGTATGCCGCCCGGAATCCTCATCCGTCCTCCGCGGCCGATACCACCGCCAAAACCGCCCTCTCCCCGGCGATCCTCGATATTGCTGCTGCCTCGGCGACCTCTCCAACGCATATTATTCTCCGGGTTGGATCAACGTGTCTCGCCATTGTTATAGGCGCGTCTCGTCAGGCTTCTACTGTAGCAATAAGCCATTCTTCGAAAGCTGGCTTACCACCGCAGACGTTCGCCAGCACAATCTGAGGATCCGTCGGCCGGTAAGAACAGATGTGAATTCGTCATCCCGCGACCGATTCGGGGGTGTTGCATGGGCCCGGTTCTGACTATAAGCCCCGCTTAGCCTTCAGTATGAGATGAAGCCGGATGGGTACCCCCCGCCCGGCTTTTGCGCGCAAGAAAAATGGGATTTCCATGCCGAAACGCACAGACATTCAGTCCATCCTCGTCATCGGCGCAGGCCCCATCATCATCGGTCAGGCATGTGAGTTCGACTATTCCGGCACTCAGGCCTGCAAGGCTCTGAAAGCCGAGGGCTTCCGGGTCATTCTGGTCAATTCGAACCCTGCGACGATCATGACCGATCCGGAACTGGCCGACGCGACCTATGTCGAGCCGATCACACCCGAGGTCGTTGCCAAGATCATCGCCAAAGAGCGCCCCGACGCGCTGCTGCCCACGATGGGTGGCCAGACTGCGTTGAATACGGCCCTCTCCCTGAAGCGGATGGGTGTTCTGGAGCGCTATAATGTCGAGATGATCGGCGCCAATGCCGAGGCGATCGACAAGGCAGAGGACCGCAAGCTGTTCCGCGAGGCGATGGCGCGTATCGGCCTGGAAACGCCCAAATCGATGCTCGTCAATGCGACCGAAGTGAAGAACGCCGACCGCGAGAAACACGAGGAACGCCGCAGCGAGTTGCGCCAGACGCTCTCAGGCGATGCGCTCGACGAAGCACTGGACGAACTGGAAGCCGAGTGGAACCGCGGCGAAAGCGACCGCAAGCAGCGCTATATGCGCCACGCGATGGGTCAGGCCGCCGTCGCGCTTGAAACCATCGGACTGCCCGCCATCATACGCCCGTCTTTTACACTCGGCGGCACCGGCGGCGGCATTGCCTACAATGAAGATGAATTCAATCAGATCGTTTCCTACGGCCTCGATGCCTCGCCGACGACGGAAGTGCTGATCGAGGAGAGCGTCCTCGGTTGGAAAGAGTACGAGATGGAGGTCGTGCGCGACCGTGCAGACAATTGCATCATCATCTGCTCGATCGAGAACGTTGATCCGATGGGCGTCCATACCGGCGATTCGATCACGGTCGCGCCGGCTCTGACCCTGACGGACAAGGAATATCAGATCATGCGCAACGCATCGATTGCGGTGCTGCGCGAGATCGGTGTCGAGACCGGCGGGTCGAACGTGCAATTTGCTGTAAACCCGGCGAATGGTCGCCTCGTGGTGATCGAGATGAACCCGCGTGTATCGCGGTCCTCGGCCCTTGCCTCAAAGGCCACCGGCTTTCCCATCGCCAAGGTCGCCGCCCGTCTTGCGGTCGGCTACACACTCGACGAGTTGGAAAACGACATTACGGGCGGCGCCACGCCGGCCAGCTTCGAGCCCTCGATCGACTACGTCGTTACGAAGATCCCGCGTTTCGCCTTCGAGAAATTCCCCGGCGCCAAACCTTTCCTGACGACCGCCATGAAAAGCGTCGGCGAGGTCATGGCGATCGGCCGCAGCTTTCAGGAATCCCTCCAGAAGGCTCTGCGGGGACTGGAAACCGGTCTGACCGGCCTCGACGAGATCGAGATTCCTGGCATGGCGGGCGACGATGACGACAAGAATGCCCTGATCGCGGCGGTCCGCACAGCGACACCCGACCGGCTGCGCCACGTTGCCCAAGCCATGCGCCATGGGATGACGCTGGAGGCCATTCAGGACGCATCGCATATCGACCCGTGGTTCCTCCGCCAGATCAAGGCGATCATTGACACGGAAGAGCGCGTTCGGGAACACGGTCTGCCGCAGGATGCCGACAATATGCGCATGCTGAAGGCGATGGGCTTTTCCGACGCAAGGCTCGGCGCGCTGGCTGGAATCGACGAAGATCAGGTCAAGGCGCTTCGCAACAAGTTGGATGTGCACCCGGTCTTCAAGCGGATCGACACCTGCGCGGCCGAATTCGCTTCGCCGACCGCCTATATGTATTCCAGTTACGAGAAGCCGTTTGTGGGCCAGCCGGCCAATGAAGCGGAAGTCTCAGACCGCAAGAAGGTCGTCATTCTCGGCGGCGGTCCGAACCGGATCGGCCAGGGTATCGAATTCGACTATTGCTGCTGTCATGCCGCCTTCGCACTGGCGGATGCAGGCTATGAATCGATCATGGTCAACTGCAATCCGGAGACGGTCTCCACCGATTACGACACGTCGGACCGGCTTTATTTCGAGCCTCTGACGGCCGAAGACGTTCTTGAAATTCTGCGGACCGAGCAACAGGCGGGAACACTCCATGGCGTCATCGTTCAGTTTGGCGGACAGACGCCGCTGAAGCTCGCCGATGCCCTTGAGCGGAACGGCATTCCGATTCTTGGCACCAGTCCCGACGCGATCGATCTGGCGGAGGACCGCGACCGGTTCCAGAAACTCCTGACCAAGCTTGGCCTCAGCCAGCCCAAGAACGGCATCGCCTATTCAGTCGAACAGGCGCGGCTGGTCGCCGGCGAACTGGGTTATCCGCTGGTCGTTCGCCCATCCTATGTGCTGGGCGGCCGCGCCATGCAGATCATTCGCGACGAAGGGGGCCTTCAGAGCTATCTGCTGGACACCGTGCCGGAACTCGTCCCCGAGGACATCAAGGCCCGCTATCCGAACGACAAGACCGGACAGATCAATACGTTGCTCGGCAAGAATCCGCTCCTGTTCGACACCTATCTCGCGGGAGCAATCGAAGTCGATGTCGACTGTCTTTGCGACGGCCAGAACGTCTACGTTTCCGGCATTCTGGAGCATATCGAGGAAGCCGGCATCCACTCCGGCGACAGTGCGTGCTCCTTGCCCGTCCATTCGCTCGGCGACGCGGTCGTGACGGAACTTGAGACCCAGACCGCGGCCCTTGCCCGCGCGCTCAAGGTTGGCGGCCTGATGAACGTGCAATATGCGATCAAGGACGACACGGTCTTCATTCTCGAAGTGAATCCGAGAGCGTCCCGTACCGTGCCATTCGTCGCGAAGACGATCGGTCGCCCGATTGCCAAGATCGCTGCGCGCATCATGGCTGGCGAGACCCTTGATGAAGCCTTTGCAGATTATGGTGACAAGCCTGACATCCGCGAGCTTCAGCACATCGCCGTGAAAGAGGCGGTTTTCCCCTTCGCCCGCTTCCCCGGTGTCGATACGCTTCTCGGGCCGGAAATGCGTTCGACCGGCGAAGTCATGGGGCTGGATCGGGACTACGCGCTGGCCTTTGCGAAAAGCCAGCTCGGTGCGGGCGTCGACCTTCCCCGCAGCGGCACCGTGTTCGTCTCGGTGCGCGACGAGGACAAGGAAGGGATGCTCAGCGGTATCCGCCGCTTGCGCAATAACGGCTTCGACATCATTGCGACTGGCGGAACGGCGCGTTTTCTGAATGAAAACGGCGTGGAGGCGAACAAGATCAACAAGGTGCTCGAGGGACGGCCTCATATCGAGGACGCGCTTCGCAATCGCCAGGTTCAACTCGTCATCAACACGACCGATGGGGCCAAAGCCGTTAGCGATTCAAAATCGCTAAGGCGGGCCGCCCTCATGCAGAAGGTGCCCTACTACACCACCCTGTCGGGAGCCGAGGCTGCCTCGCTCGCCATCGCGGCGCTGCGTGCCGGCAACCTGGAGGTTCGCCCTTTGCAGGATTACTTCGTCTAAAGGCGCTACAGCAGAAAGACGAGCCGGCCAGACAGCCGGCTCTCTTCCGAAGGGCAAATACCGTCGGACGTCCCGTGCCGCCCTATCTCCCTGCCCTGCAAATCAGTATCGGCAGAACATGTCTCCCAGACGACAATTGTCACGTTCGGGAATCTGGCACGTCAGAAGACGGCAT contains these protein-coding regions:
- the carB gene encoding carbamoyl-phosphate synthase large subunit, with translation MPKRTDIQSILVIGAGPIIIGQACEFDYSGTQACKALKAEGFRVILVNSNPATIMTDPELADATYVEPITPEVVAKIIAKERPDALLPTMGGQTALNTALSLKRMGVLERYNVEMIGANAEAIDKAEDRKLFREAMARIGLETPKSMLVNATEVKNADREKHEERRSELRQTLSGDALDEALDELEAEWNRGESDRKQRYMRHAMGQAAVALETIGLPAIIRPSFTLGGTGGGIAYNEDEFNQIVSYGLDASPTTEVLIEESVLGWKEYEMEVVRDRADNCIIICSIENVDPMGVHTGDSITVAPALTLTDKEYQIMRNASIAVLREIGVETGGSNVQFAVNPANGRLVVIEMNPRVSRSSALASKATGFPIAKVAARLAVGYTLDELENDITGGATPASFEPSIDYVVTKIPRFAFEKFPGAKPFLTTAMKSVGEVMAIGRSFQESLQKALRGLETGLTGLDEIEIPGMAGDDDDKNALIAAVRTATPDRLRHVAQAMRHGMTLEAIQDASHIDPWFLRQIKAIIDTEERVREHGLPQDADNMRMLKAMGFSDARLGALAGIDEDQVKALRNKLDVHPVFKRIDTCAAEFASPTAYMYSSYEKPFVGQPANEAEVSDRKKVVILGGGPNRIGQGIEFDYCCCHAAFALADAGYESIMVNCNPETVSTDYDTSDRLYFEPLTAEDVLEILRTEQQAGTLHGVIVQFGGQTPLKLADALERNGIPILGTSPDAIDLAEDRDRFQKLLTKLGLSQPKNGIAYSVEQARLVAGELGYPLVVRPSYVLGGRAMQIIRDEGGLQSYLLDTVPELVPEDIKARYPNDKTGQINTLLGKNPLLFDTYLAGAIEVDVDCLCDGQNVYVSGILEHIEEAGIHSGDSACSLPVHSLGDAVVTELETQTAALARALKVGGLMNVQYAIKDDTVFILEVNPRASRTVPFVAKTIGRPIAKIAARIMAGETLDEAFADYGDKPDIRELQHIAVKEAVFPFARFPGVDTLLGPEMRSTGEVMGLDRDYALAFAKSQLGAGVDLPRSGTVFVSVRDEDKEGMLSGIRRLRNNGFDIIATGGTARFLNENGVEANKINKVLEGRPHIEDALRNRQVQLVINTTDGAKAVSDSKSLRRAALMQKVPYYTTLSGAEAASLAIAALRAGNLEVRPLQDYFV
- the ypfJ gene encoding KPN_02809 family neutral zinc metallopeptidase is translated as MRWRGRRGSSNIEDRRGEGGFGGGIGRGGRMRIPGGIPIGGRGGLSIGTIVLLIVVFFVLQMCGVPIGDILSGGGGSVGTPQTQSERTTNADGASDEMRQFVSVVLAETEEVWNGIFEQQGDNYREPTLVLFSGSTQAGCGFASAASGPFYCPVDQKVYLDTSFFQTLAERFNASGDFAAAYVIAHEVGHHVQNLIGVLPKFNEARQRMSETEANAMSVRVELMADCFAGVWAYYTDQKGLLEEGDIQEALNAAEQIGDDTLQRRTQGYVVPESFNHGTSEQRQTWFAKGFESGRMNACDTMNNPV